One Gloeocapsopsis sp. IPPAS B-1203 genomic window, CTTTCCCATTCCAGTCGCCGAGAATGTTTACCACTGCGGCTACCATGCCGAAAATTCCTATGGCGCAGCAAGTTACTTGATTGTCCGTCCTGAAGGTAATGTTATGGTCGATTCACCTCGGTTTACACCGCCATTGGTGAAGCAAATTGAGAAAATGGGAGGAATTCGCTACTTGTATCTCACACACAAAGATGATGTTGCCGATCATCAGAAGTACCACGAGTATTTTCAGTGCGATCGCATTCTGCATCGAGACGATATAACTTCTAGTACCCGCAGTGTCGAAGTTCAACTGACAGCTTCACAACCTGTTGAAATTGATTCACATTTACTCGTTATTCCTGTACCTGGGCATACTAGAGGGCATACAGTTTTACTCTACAAGCAGTTTCTCTTTACTGGAGATCACCTGGCTTGGTCAGAGCATCGCAATTCACTCGTTGCTTGGCGCGATGTTTGCTGGTATTCTTGGTC contains:
- a CDS encoding MBL fold metallo-hydrolase, translated to MAHLNQRRPQNVSGDFYVDSTCIDCDTCRWMTPEVFNRVGEQSAVYHQPVNQGERLRSLQALLACPTSSIGTIEKPHDIKKAQQSFPIPVAENVYHCGYHAENSYGAASYLIVRPEGNVMVDSPRFTPPLVKQIEKMGGIRYLYLTHKDDVADHQKYHEYFQCDRILHRDDITSSTRSVEVQLTASQPVEIDSHLLVIPVPGHTRGHTVLLYKQFLFTGDHLAWSEHRNSLVAWRDVCWYSWSEQIKSMRKLTKYAFEWVLPGHGRRHHADADKMQHLLQQCIAEMEAA